From Desulfobacterales bacterium, the proteins below share one genomic window:
- a CDS encoding ABC transporter ATP-binding protein: MQDRQSGHILWLENIRKVFGGVVAVDDLTLGVEKDSVTSVIGPNGAGKTTVFNLITGFLPPSAGQISYSGRVINKLKPHRIAALGVARTFQNVRLFPQMTVLENVMVGRHLRSKAGMLVSAALPPAWRPEEKRVQHEAMGHLEFVGLADHADAMAGNLPLGSQRMLEIARALAVEPRLILLDEPAAGLNSRETIAMGELIEKIRQQQITVVLVEHDMELVMEVSDRVIVINFGRLIGDGTPESVQENPDVIAAYLGE; this comes from the coding sequence ATGCAGGATCGTCAATCCGGACATATCCTCTGGCTGGAAAACATCCGAAAGGTGTTTGGCGGAGTGGTGGCAGTAGATGATCTGACCCTGGGGGTTGAAAAGGACAGTGTCACTTCCGTGATTGGTCCCAACGGGGCCGGCAAAACCACCGTCTTTAATCTGATCACCGGTTTTCTGCCCCCGTCCGCCGGGCAGATCAGCTACTCGGGCCGGGTGATTAACAAGTTAAAACCCCATCGCATCGCTGCTTTAGGGGTTGCCCGCACGTTTCAAAATGTCCGGCTGTTTCCGCAGATGACGGTTCTGGAAAATGTCATGGTGGGCCGCCATTTAAGGTCCAAAGCGGGCATGCTCGTTTCCGCCGCCCTTCCGCCGGCGTGGCGGCCGGAGGAAAAGCGGGTTCAGCATGAAGCGATGGGCCACCTTGAGTTCGTGGGGCTGGCCGATCATGCGGATGCCATGGCGGGCAATCTGCCCCTGGGCAGTCAGCGGATGCTTGAGATCGCCCGTGCCCTGGCAGTTGAGCCCCGCCTGATTCTTTTGGATGAGCCGGCTGCCGGGCTAAACAGCCGGGAAACCATTGCCATGGGCGAGCTGATTGAAAAAATCCGGCAGCAGCAGATCACCGTGGTGCTGGTCGAGCATGATATGGAACTGGTGATGGAAGTCTCGGACCGGGTGATTGTAATTAATTTCGGCCGGCTGATCGGCGACGGCACGCCCGAATCGGTGCAGGAAAATCCGGATGTGATTGCCGCCTATCTGGGAGAATGA
- a CDS encoding branched-chain amino acid ABC transporter permease — MQGRDIAGLMALIAAVIAAPLTIGNDYYLGVLIFAAFNCLTCIGLCLLMGYAGQISLGHGAFVAIGAYAAGIFTTSLGWSPWIAIFAGVFIVAAVSAVVGIPTLRLKGHYLAMATLGFASIVHILAVATVEVTGGPSGLLNIPRMSVFGYELDSDLKYFYFSWAVVVIGLYLAFNLINSRIGRSLRALHGSEDAAASLGVNITACKIQVFVLSAVYASISGSLYAYYVNYIDPGPFGVMHSVLLVTMVAVGGMHKIWGAFTGAMLLSLLPEVLSFSTNYLKVIGIAYQPDYDILVYGGILLLIMLFLPEGVFEGLSRAARAGRQLVRR; from the coding sequence TTTTGCGGCCTTTAATTGCCTGACCTGCATCGGGCTCTGTCTGCTGATGGGCTATGCCGGACAGATATCTCTGGGCCACGGCGCATTTGTGGCCATCGGGGCTTATGCAGCCGGCATTTTTACCACTTCGCTTGGCTGGTCTCCCTGGATAGCCATCTTTGCGGGTGTTTTTATCGTCGCCGCGGTGTCGGCGGTAGTGGGGATACCGACCCTGCGGTTAAAGGGCCATTACCTGGCCATGGCAACCCTGGGGTTTGCCTCGATTGTGCATATACTCGCGGTGGCCACCGTGGAGGTTACGGGCGGGCCGTCCGGTCTGTTAAACATCCCCCGGATGTCTGTTTTCGGCTATGAGCTGGATTCAGATCTTAAATACTTCTATTTCAGCTGGGCGGTGGTGGTGATCGGGCTTTACCTGGCGTTTAACCTGATTAATTCCCGGATCGGCCGCAGTCTGCGCGCGTTGCACGGCAGCGAGGATGCAGCCGCCTCGCTGGGGGTAAATATTACTGCCTGCAAAATTCAGGTCTTCGTTCTAAGTGCTGTTTACGCCTCCATCAGCGGCAGCCTGTATGCCTATTACGTTAACTACATCGATCCCGGCCCGTTTGGCGTCATGCATTCGGTGCTGCTGGTGACCATGGTGGCCGTGGGCGGGATGCATAAAATCTGGGGGGCTTTTACCGGCGCTATGCTGCTTTCCCTTCTGCCGGAAGTGCTTTCTTTTTCAACCAATTACCTTAAAGTTATCGGGATTGCCTACCAGCCGGATTACGATATTCTGGTCTACGGGGGTATACTGCTGCTGATTATGCTGTTTTTGCCGGAAGGCGTTTTTGAAGGTCTTAGCCGGGCCGCCCGGGCCGGCCGGCAATTGGTCCGGCGGTGA